GACTACGAAGACGACCGCGCCAACGCACAGATCATGCGGAAGGTGGCGGACAAGTGCTACCTGCCCACGAACCGCCTGATCCTCGACATGATCCGCAAGACGGATGGGCGTTTCCGTGCGAGTTACTCGATCACCGGCACGGCGATCGAGCAGTTTCGCATGTATTGCCCCGAGGTACTGGATAGCTTCCGTGAGCTGGTAGACACCGGCTGTGTCGAACTCATCGGCGAGACGTACTACCACTCCCTGGCCTTCTTGTTCTCGCGCCCGGAGTTCGCCGAACAAGTCGCGCTCCACCAGCGCACGCTGCAGCAAGAGTTCGGAGTGCGGGCGACGACGTTCCGCAACACCGAGCTGATTTACAACAACGAGCTCGCTCACGAAGTCGAACGCCTGGGTTTCGACGCCGTCATCGCGGAAGGCACTGAGCGCTCCTTGCAGTGGCGCAGTCCAAACTTCGTCTATCAGCCCGCTCCATGTCGCAAGACGAAGCTCCTGCTGAAGAACTATCGCCTCTCCGATGACCTGGCGTTCCGCTTCTCGGATCGCAACTGGGAAGGTTGGCCCCTCACCGCGCCCAAGTTCGCTTCGTGGCTGCATCAGGTCGCGGGCGGCGGCGAGACCATCAACCTGTTCATGGACTACGAGACCTTCGGTGAGCACCAGTGGGCCGAGACCGGCATCTTCGATTGCCTGCGTCACCTGCCCGAGGCCGTATTGCAACACCCCGACTTCCGTTTTCATACCCCCGCGGAAGTGGCGCGGCTCCACCCGCCGGTCGCGAAGCTCGATGTGCCGTTCGTCACCTCGTGGGCTGACGCCGAGCGCGACGTGACGGCTTGGCTTGGCAATCCACTGCAGGACGCCTCGGTGGAGGCCATCTACGCGCTAGAGCAGGCGGTGAAGAAGAGCGGTGACATCCAGCTGATCGGCACCTGGCGCCGCCTGCTGACGAGCGACCATTTCTACTACATGTGCACGAAGTTCTTCAGCGACGGCGACGTGCACAAGTACTTCAACCCCTACAAGACGCCCTACGACGCGTTCGTGATCTACAACAACGTGCTCGCCGATCTGCGGGTCGAGCTGGAGCGCCGCGGCCTGCTTCAGCTGTCCGCGGAGGAGCACGCGAAGATCGCCGTCTGAAGCGAGCCGCTGCCCGAACTCAGCCGCAGCGG
This Polyangiaceae bacterium DNA region includes the following protein-coding sequences:
- a CDS encoding polysaccharide deacetylase family protein, with protein sequence MISVCFYFQVHQPFRLRPDYRYFNIGRDHDYEDDRANAQIMRKVADKCYLPTNRLILDMIRKTDGRFRASYSITGTAIEQFRMYCPEVLDSFRELVDTGCVELIGETYYHSLAFLFSRPEFAEQVALHQRTLQQEFGVRATTFRNTELIYNNELAHEVERLGFDAVIAEGTERSLQWRSPNFVYQPAPCRKTKLLLKNYRLSDDLAFRFSDRNWEGWPLTAPKFASWLHQVAGGGETINLFMDYETFGEHQWAETGIFDCLRHLPEAVLQHPDFRFHTPAEVARLHPPVAKLDVPFVTSWADAERDVTAWLGNPLQDASVEAIYALEQAVKKSGDIQLIGTWRRLLTSDHFYYMCTKFFSDGDVHKYFNPYKTPYDAFVIYNNVLADLRVELERRGLLQLSAEEHAKIAV